In the genome of Streptomyces lydicus, the window GTGCACTTCCACCTGAAGAACGCGGAGAGCTGGGGCAATGCGAAGACCGGCGTCGACCTCGCGGCCCAGGTCGACCCGTCCTTCGTGCTCTTCGAGGGAACGGCTGCCCCACAGCCCGCCTGACCTGCAGACGGGGGCCGGCGGGCGCATCCGGCCCGGCCGGTTGCCCGTCGGCAGGAAGGAAGCTGGAACGGAGGATTCCGGGATGGCCGGGACGGGAGGGCGCCGGTTCGGGCGACTCTTTTCCCGTTCCCGGTTTCCTGCCCCCGGCGCCGGGGCGCACCTTCCGGGTGATTCACCAAAACAGCCCGCGCATCCGCCCCATGCGCGAAGAGGAAGGCCGGGAAAGGGCACGCCAAAAACCATCGAATTCACCCTATAGAGGTGAGATTGACGGCAAATGGCGGTAAAAGCCTCTCCTTACCTTTACCTGTCATTACGGTTCATTTACCGATGCTTGAGAGTCGCCGGACCGTCGCCCCACAGCGATGACCGCCGGTCGGCTCACGTCCCGCCGCAGTACACCGCCGCCCACGATCGCGCCCCGCGCGCGACCGCGTCGCCCCGGAGGAGACGGGAATGCCGCAGATCGAGAAGTCACCGCCGCAGCCGCCGCGCACCTCGCACCCCACCGAAATCCCCACCGAGCTCCCTCCCGAGCTCCCTACGGCCCCCGGGTCCGGCCCTCGGACCAAGGAGGACCGCCGGGCCGCTTTCCGAGGGGACCTCTCCGCCTCGGCCGTCGTCTTCCTGCTCGCCGTCCCGCTGTCGCTGGGCATCGCCCTGGCCACCGGCGCCCCGCTCCAGGCCGGACTGGTCGCCGCGGTCGTCGGCGGCATCGTCGCCGGCCTGCTGGGCGGCGCCCCGCTCCAGGTGAGCGGCGCGGCAACCGGCCTCCTGGTGGTCACCGCCGACCTGGTCCAGCGCTACGGCTGGCGCGCCACCTGCGCCATCACGGTGCTGGCCGGCCTCACCCAACTCGCCCTGGGCGCACTGCGCGTGGCACGGGCGACACTGGCCGTCAGTCCCGCGATCGTGCACGGCATGCTGGCCGGCATCGGGGTCACCATCGCCCTCGGGCAGCTCCATGTGGTGCTCGGCGGCAGCCCCGACGGCTCGGCGCTCGACAACGCCACCGCGCTGCCCGGCCAGTTGGCGCATCCGCACGCCACCGCGCTGCTGATCGGCGCCGTCACCGTCGCCGTCCTCATCGGCTGGGGGCGGCTGCCGGGCCGCGCCGGTCGGTGGGCGCGCATGCTCCCCGCCCCCTTGGCCGCCGTGCTCGCCGCGACGGCCGTCAGCGCGGGGGCGGCGGTCTCGCGCGTGGAACTGCCGTCCTGGCGGCTGCCCGAGCAGCCCGCGCTACCGGACGCGTCCCTTCCGGCTCTCGCGGCCGCGGTGCTGACCGTCACCCTCGTCGCCAGTATGGAGTCGCTGCTGTCGGCGGTGGCCGTGGACCGGCTCGCGGCCGAACGGCCGGGCGCTCCCACGGGGCGGACGCGGCTCAACCGCGAGCTGGCCGGCCAGGGCGTGGCCAATACCCTTTCCGGGCTGCTGGGCGGGCTGCCCGTCTCCGGAGGCGCGATGCGCGGCTCGGCCAATGTGCGGGCCGGTGCGGCCACCCGTCGCGCCACCGTGCTGCACGGCGTCTGGGTGCTGGTGTGCGCGGGCCTGCTGGCCGGGGCACTGGAGATGATCCCGTTGGCCGCGCTCGCCGCGCTGGTGATGGTCGTCGGCGTGCGGATGGTGAGCTTCGCGCACATCCGGCACGTCCAGCGGCACCGCGAATTCCCGGTGTACGCCGCCACGCTGGGCGGCGTCGTGCTCCTCGGCGTGCTCCAGGGCGTGGCGACGGGCATCGCGGTCGCGCTCTTCCTGGCACTGCGCCGGCTGACGCATACCCGCATCACCGTGACGGAGGAGGCCGACGGCTACCGGGTACGCGTCAGCGGGCAGTTGACGTTTCTGGCGGTGCCACGGCTGACCCGGGCGCTGGGGCAGGTGCCCGCGCACACCGATGTCGTCGTAGAGCTGGGCGGCTCGTTCATGGACCATGCCGCCTACGAGGCGCTGCAGTCCTGGTCCGGCGCCCATCGGGCGCACGGCGGCTGGGTGACCCTCGGCGGCCGCTCGGGCCGGCCGATCGCGGAGCCGGCCAGTGCGCACTCCTGCCGTCCGTGGACACCGTGGCGCAACCATCACTGCACCCGGCCCGCCGCGGACCCGGCGGCGGCCCCGGAGAGCAGCGGCAGCCAACTGCTGGGCGGGGTCAGCGCGTTCCAGCGCCATACGGCTCCGCTCGTGCGCGAGGAGCTGGCCCGGCTGGCGCGCGAGGGCCAGCGGCCCCGTCAGCTGTTTCTGACCTGTGCGGACTCCCGGCTGGTCACGAGCATGATCACATCGAGCGGGCCGGGCGATCTGTTCACCGTGCGCAACGTGGGCAACCTGATGCCGCCGCCCGGCTCGGACGCGTCCTGCGACTCCGTGGGAGCGGCGATCGAGTACGCCGTCGAGGTGCTGCGGGTCGGCTCGATCACGGTGTGCGGCCATTCGGGGTGCGGCGCCATGGGCGCGCTGCTGGGCGCCGCCGCACCAGAAGAGGCCGAGCCGACCTCGCTCACCCGCTGGCTGCGGCACGGCCGGCCGAGCCTGGCCCGTATGGAGCGCATCGGACGGCTGGGGCGGGGCGAAGTCTCGCTGAGCGGAAGGCCGGTGAACGACGACCACGAGCGACTGGCGCTCGTCAACGTCATGCAGCAGCTCGACCACCTCAGGGAGCACGCCTGTGTGGCCCGCCGGGTGGCCGAGGGCACGCTCACGCTGCACGGCATGTACTTCCATGTCGGCGAGGCCCAGACCTACGTGCTCGACGAGGCGACCGGGCGGTTCTGCCCGGTCCGCGGCGAACCGGCACCGGTAACGCTCTGACCTGCGCGGCTGCCTCACAACACCGTTGGCGCAGCGCCGAACCAAAAGGTCTACACCAACTTTTATCCACAGACCTTGTCAGGGCCAGGCGCGGGCTGATGAGCTATGACCTGGGGACACATCGGATGCCCTGGGAATGGGAGAAGTTGTGAGCAACGAAAGCCTGGCCAACCTGCTCAAGGAGGAGCGGCGGTTCGCGCCGCCCGCCGATCTGGCCGCGAACGCCAACGTCACGGCCGCCGCGTACGAACAGGCCGCGGCGGACCGGCTGGGCTTCTGGGCCGAGCAGGCCGGACGTCTGTCCTGGGAGACCGCTCCCACCCAGACCCTCGACTGGTCCAACGCGCCCTTCGCGAAGTGGTTCGCCGACGGCAAGCTCAATGTCGCGTACAACTGCGTGGACCGCCATGTGGAGAACGGCCTGGGCGACCGGGTCGCCATCCACTTCGAGGGCGAGCCGGGTGACACCCGCGCGATCACCTACGCCGAGCTGCAGCGCGAGGTCTCCAAGACCGCCAACGCACTGACCGAGCTGGGCGTGCGCAGCGGCGACCGGGTCGCCGTCTACATGCCGATGATCCCGGAAGCGGTCATCGCCATGCTGGCCTGCGCGCGCCTGGGCGCCCCGCACTCCGTCGTCTTCGGCGGCTTCTCCGCGGACGCGCTGGCCACCCGTATCAACGATGCGGACGCCCGGGTGGTGATCACCGCCGACGGCGGCTACCGCCGCGGCAAGCCGTCCGCCCTCAAGCCGGCCGTCGACGAGGCGCTGACCAGGCCCGGCACGGAGAACGTCCGCAGCGTCCTGGTCGTCCGCCGCACCGGCCAGGAGGACGTCGCCTGGCACGAGGGCCGGGACGTGTGGTGGCACGAGATCGTCGAGCGGCAGAGCCCCCGGCACACGCCCGAGGCCTTCGAGGCCGAGCACCCGCTGTTCATCCTCTACACCTCCGGCACGACGGGTAAGCCCAAGGGCATCCTGCACACCACCGGCGGCTACCTCACCCAGGTCTCGTACACCCACCACGCGGTCTTCGACCTCAAGCCGGAGACCGACGTCTTCTGGTGCACCGCCGACGTCGGCTGGGTGACCGGCCACTCGTACATCACCTACGGCCCGCTCTCCAACGGCGCGACCCAGGTGCTCTACGAAGGCACGCCGGACACCCCGCACCAGGGCCGCTGGTGGGAGATCGTGCAGAAGTACGGCGTGACGATCCTCTACACCGCGCCGACCGCGATCCGCGCCTGCATGAAGTGGGGCGACGACATCCCGGCGAAGTTCGATCTGTCGTCGCTGCGCGTCCTCGGATCGGTGGGCGAACCGATCAACCCCGAGGCCTGGATGTGGTACCGCAAGCACATCGGGGCCGATGCGACGCCGATCGTCGACACCTGGTGGCAGACCGAGACCGGCGCGATGATGCTCAGCCCGCTGCCGGGCGTCACGGCCACCAAGCCCGGCTCGGCCCAGGTGGCGCTGCCCGGTATCGCCGCGACCGTCGTGGACGACGAGGCCCGCGAGGTCCCCGACGGCGCGGGCGGCTACCTGGTGCTGACCGAGCCCTGGCCGTCCATGCTCCGCACGATCTGGGGCGACGACCAGCGCTATCTCGACACGTACTGGTCGCGCTTCGAGGGCAAGTACTTCGCCGGCGACGGCGCCAAGAAGGACGACGACGGCGACATCTGGCTGCTCGGCCGGGTGGACGACGTGATGCTGGTGTCCGGCCACAACATCTCCACCACCGAGGTCGAGTCGGCGCTGGTCTCGCACCCGAAGGTGGCCGAGGCCGCGGTCGTCGGCGCCGCCGACCCGCAGACCACCCAGGCCATCTGCGCCTTCGTCATCCTGCGCGGCGGTGCCACCGCCGAGGACGAGGGCCTGGTCGAGGAGCTGCGTGCCCATGTCGCCCAGCAGCTCGGCCCGATCGCCAAGCCCAAGCGGATCCTGCCGGTCGCGGAGCTGCCCAAGACCCGCTCCGGCAAGATCATGCGGAGGCTGCTGCGCGATGTGGCCGAGAACCGTGACCTCGGCGATGTCACGACCCTCACCGACTCCTCGGTCATGGACCTGATCCAGGCGAAGCTGCCGAGCGCGGCCTCCGAGGACTGAGCGGGACGGATGTGACAGGAGGGGCACCCGGCCGACGCGGTCGGGTGCCCCTCCGTCGTCTCCGGCGGTCAGCCCGGCTCCCCGGCGCGGTGTTCCCATCGCTTCCGGCGGCCCGGCCTCACCGGTCCGCCCGGCCCGTCATCCCGCCCCGCTCCAGCGGCCCGAGGCCCGAATTGCCCGTAAAGTGAGGCCACCGGATAGCCGCTTGCCCCTCCCCGGTACAGTGGGAACCGCGTCAATGACGCGTCAAGAATCTCAGGGTGCGCCGGGAAGTCTGGTCGGCAACTGCAACAGCCGTACGCAGCTACCGAGAGGCCCGGAGGTCACCGCGTGAGCACCCCCACCCACCGCCGCTCCCCCTTCCTGGGGCGGATGCCACTGCCCGAGCGGAACTTCGTCGCGGACGCGCTGCGTGCCGAAACCGTCGGCGGCATCCTTCTGCTCGCCGCCGCCGTAGCGGCCCTGATCTGGGCAAACACCCTTGGCGGGAGCTATGAAGCGGTCCGCGGCTTCCACCTGGGACCGGCCGCGCTGGGCCTGGACCTGTCCGTGCAGCACTGGGCCGCCAACGGGCTGCTCGCGGTCTTCTTCTTCGTCGCCGGCATCGAGCTCAAGCGTGAACTGGTGGCCGGCGAACTGCGCGACCCGAAGGCCGCCGCTCTGCCCGTGATCGCCGCGCTCTGCGGCATGGCGGTGCCGGCGGTGGTCTACTTCGCCGTCAACAGCGTCGGCGGCGGCTCGCTGCACGGCTGGGCGGTCCCCACCGCCACCGATATCGCCTTCGCGCTCGCCGTACTCGCCGTCATCGGCACGTCCCTGCCCGCCGCGCTGCGCGCCTTCCTGCTCACCCTCGCCGTCGTCGACGACCTCTTCGCGATCCTGATCATCGCGGTCTTCTTCACCTCGAAGATCGATTTCCTGGCGCTCGGCCTGGCCGTCGCCGGTCTGGTGCTCTTCTACGTGCTGCTGCGCAAGGGTGTCCGGGGCTGGTACGTCTACGTCCCGCTCGCCCTGGTCATCTGGGGCCTGATGGAGAACAGCGGAGTGCACGCCACCATCGCCGGCGTCGCCATGGGCCTGATGCTGCGCTGCACCCGGCGCGACGGCGAGACACAGTCCCCGGGCGAGCACATCGAGCATCTGGTCCGTCCGCTCTCGGCCGGCCTCGCCGTGCCGCTGTTCGCCCTCTTCTCCGCGGGCGTCTCCCTCTCCGGCGGCGCGGTCCACGACGTCTTCACCCGGCCGGAGACGCTGGGCGTCGTGCTCGGCCTGGTGGTGGGCAAGACGCTCGGCATATTCGGCGGCACCTGGCTCACCGCCCGCTTCACCAAGGCCACACTCAACCCCGACCTCAAGTGGCCTGATGTCTTCGCCCTCGCCTCCCTGGCCGGCATCGGCTTCACCGTCTCGCTGCTCATCGGCGAACTCGCCTTCGCCCGGAACCCGGTACTGACCGACGAGATCAAGGCATCGGTGCTGATCGGCTCGCTGCTGGCGGCCCTCTTCGCCGGCATCCTCCTCAAGCTCCGTAACACCAAGTACAAGAAACTGTGCGAGGAAGAGGAGCGGGACGAGGACCAGGACGGCATCCCCGACATCTACGAACGCGACAACCCGGAGTACCACCTGCGGATGGCCGCAATCCACGAAGCCAAGGCCGCGGAACACCGGCGGCTTGCCGAAGTGGCCTCCGGCAGGCATGCCGGAGACGATGGTCCGGCATGATCTGAGAGGCTTTGCATCCGGGTGAAGAAAAGAG includes:
- a CDS encoding SulP family inorganic anion transporter; translated protein: MPQIEKSPPQPPRTSHPTEIPTELPPELPTAPGSGPRTKEDRRAAFRGDLSASAVVFLLAVPLSLGIALATGAPLQAGLVAAVVGGIVAGLLGGAPLQVSGAATGLLVVTADLVQRYGWRATCAITVLAGLTQLALGALRVARATLAVSPAIVHGMLAGIGVTIALGQLHVVLGGSPDGSALDNATALPGQLAHPHATALLIGAVTVAVLIGWGRLPGRAGRWARMLPAPLAAVLAATAVSAGAAVSRVELPSWRLPEQPALPDASLPALAAAVLTVTLVASMESLLSAVAVDRLAAERPGAPTGRTRLNRELAGQGVANTLSGLLGGLPVSGGAMRGSANVRAGAATRRATVLHGVWVLVCAGLLAGALEMIPLAALAALVMVVGVRMVSFAHIRHVQRHREFPVYAATLGGVVLLGVLQGVATGIAVALFLALRRLTHTRITVTEEADGYRVRVSGQLTFLAVPRLTRALGQVPAHTDVVVELGGSFMDHAAYEALQSWSGAHRAHGGWVTLGGRSGRPIAEPASAHSCRPWTPWRNHHCTRPAADPAAAPESSGSQLLGGVSAFQRHTAPLVREELARLAREGQRPRQLFLTCADSRLVTSMITSSGPGDLFTVRNVGNLMPPPGSDASCDSVGAAIEYAVEVLRVGSITVCGHSGCGAMGALLGAAAPEEAEPTSLTRWLRHGRPSLARMERIGRLGRGEVSLSGRPVNDDHERLALVNVMQQLDHLREHACVARRVAEGTLTLHGMYFHVGEAQTYVLDEATGRFCPVRGEPAPVTL
- the acs gene encoding acetate--CoA ligase, which translates into the protein MSNESLANLLKEERRFAPPADLAANANVTAAAYEQAAADRLGFWAEQAGRLSWETAPTQTLDWSNAPFAKWFADGKLNVAYNCVDRHVENGLGDRVAIHFEGEPGDTRAITYAELQREVSKTANALTELGVRSGDRVAVYMPMIPEAVIAMLACARLGAPHSVVFGGFSADALATRINDADARVVITADGGYRRGKPSALKPAVDEALTRPGTENVRSVLVVRRTGQEDVAWHEGRDVWWHEIVERQSPRHTPEAFEAEHPLFILYTSGTTGKPKGILHTTGGYLTQVSYTHHAVFDLKPETDVFWCTADVGWVTGHSYITYGPLSNGATQVLYEGTPDTPHQGRWWEIVQKYGVTILYTAPTAIRACMKWGDDIPAKFDLSSLRVLGSVGEPINPEAWMWYRKHIGADATPIVDTWWQTETGAMMLSPLPGVTATKPGSAQVALPGIAATVVDDEAREVPDGAGGYLVLTEPWPSMLRTIWGDDQRYLDTYWSRFEGKYFAGDGAKKDDDGDIWLLGRVDDVMLVSGHNISTTEVESALVSHPKVAEAAVVGAADPQTTQAICAFVILRGGATAEDEGLVEELRAHVAQQLGPIAKPKRILPVAELPKTRSGKIMRRLLRDVAENRDLGDVTTLTDSSVMDLIQAKLPSAASED
- the nhaA gene encoding Na+/H+ antiporter NhaA; translated protein: MPLPERNFVADALRAETVGGILLLAAAVAALIWANTLGGSYEAVRGFHLGPAALGLDLSVQHWAANGLLAVFFFVAGIELKRELVAGELRDPKAAALPVIAALCGMAVPAVVYFAVNSVGGGSLHGWAVPTATDIAFALAVLAVIGTSLPAALRAFLLTLAVVDDLFAILIIAVFFTSKIDFLALGLAVAGLVLFYVLLRKGVRGWYVYVPLALVIWGLMENSGVHATIAGVAMGLMLRCTRRDGETQSPGEHIEHLVRPLSAGLAVPLFALFSAGVSLSGGAVHDVFTRPETLGVVLGLVVGKTLGIFGGTWLTARFTKATLNPDLKWPDVFALASLAGIGFTVSLLIGELAFARNPVLTDEIKASVLIGSLLAALFAGILLKLRNTKYKKLCEEEERDEDQDGIPDIYERDNPEYHLRMAAIHEAKAAEHRRLAEVASGRHAGDDGPA